A genomic stretch from Salarias fasciatus chromosome 10, fSalaFa1.1, whole genome shotgun sequence includes:
- the nbeaa gene encoding neurobeachin a isoform X4 — MLPMQFHSFDRSVVVPVKKPPPGSLSVNTVGTPTTGGAATAGSTPNIFAAATATPKSMINTTGATDSASSSSSSSSSFVNGATSKNLPAVQTVAPMPEDTMENMSAYCEVAQCALRSGQTPPELKSFSSLAGFQAAPRDAGQCFSITTKLERALEKVAPLLREIFVDFAPFLSRTLLGSHGQELLIEGLVCMKSSTSVVELVMLLCSQEWQNSIQKNAGLAFIELINEGRLLCHAMKDHIVRVANEAEFILNRQRAEDVHKHAEFESNCAQYAADRREEEKMCDHLISAAKHRDHVTANQLKQKILNILTNKHGAWGTMSQSQLHDFWRLDYWEDDLRRRRRFVRNAFGSTHADVSLKALEDYGTEEEEEEGPKSKKNFRSQSVVAQNPEAELMLEGDDDAVSLLQEKEIDNLAGPVVLSTPAQLVAPVVVARGTLSITTTEIYFEVDEDDPTFKKMDAKVLAYSEGLHGKWMFSEIRAVFSRRYLLQNTGLEVFMANRTSVMFNFPDQATVKRVVYSLPRVGVGTSYGLPQARRISLATPRQLFKSSNMTQRWQRREISNFEYLMFLNTIAGRTYNDLNQYPVFPWVLTNYDSEELDLTLPGNFRDLSKPIGALNPKRAAFYAERYETWDDDSAPSHHYTTLYSTAHSTLMWMLRIEPFTTFFLNANDCKFDHPERAFSGIGRAWRNCQRDTADVKELIPEFYYLPEMFVNSNEYELGMRDDGVPVCDVELPAWAKKPEDFVRINRMALESEFVSCQLHQWIDLIFGYKQRGPEAVRALNVFNFLSYEGAVNLDNLESVQREVMETQIQVSGQVPSQLLIEPHPPRSSAMHLCFLPQSPLMFKDQMQQDVIMVLKFPSNSPVTHVAANTLPHLSIPAAVTVTCSRLFAVNRWHNTVGLRGAPGYSLEQAHHLPIEMDPLIANNSGVNKRQITDLVDQSIQINTHCFVVTADNRYILVCGFWDKSFRVYSTETGKLTQIVFGHWDVVTCLARSESYIGGDCYIVSGSRDATLLLWYWSGRHHIIGDNPNNSDYPAPRAVLTGHDHEVVCVSVCAELGLVISGAKEGPCLVHTITGDLLRALEGPELCQRPRLISVSSEGHCIIYYERGRFCNFSINGKLLAQMEVNDSTRAILLSSDGQNLVTGGDNGVVEVWQACDFKQLYIYPGCDAGIRAMDLSHDQRTLITGMASGSIVAFNIDFNRWHYEHQNRY; from the exons ATGCTGCCCATGCAGTTCCACTCCTTCGACCG GAGCGTGGTGGTACCGGTGAAAAAGCCCCCACCCGGCAGCCTGTCAGTCAACACGGTGGGCACGCCCACCACCGGCGGGGCGGCCACTGCCGGCAGCACGCCCAACATTTTCGCTGCTGCAACAGCGACGCCCAAGAGCATGATCAACACTACAG GTGCCACAgactctgcctcctcttcctcctcctcctcttcgtctttCGTCAACGGAGCAACTAGTAAGAACCTGCCTGCGGTGCAGACGGTGGCCCCGATGCCCGAAGACACGATGGAGAACATGAG TGCCTATTGTGAAGTGGCGCAGTGTGCGCTGCGCAGCGGTCAGACGCCCCCTGAGCTCAAGTCTTTTAGCTCTCTGGCAGGCTTCCAGGCAGCCCCCCGAGATGCAGGACAGTGTTTTAG CATCACCACCAAGCTGGAGCGTGCCTTGGAGAAGGTGGCGCCCTTGCTGAGGGAGATCTTTGTGGACTTTGCGCCCTTCCTGTCCAGGACGCTGCTGGGTAGCCATGGGCAGGAACTGCTCATAGAAG gTCTGGTGTGTATGAAGTCGAGCACATCCGTAGTGGAGCTTGTAATGCTGCTCTGTTCTCAG GAGTGGCAAAACTCCATTCAGAAGAACGCCGGACTGGCCTTCATCGAGCTCATCAACGAAGGAAG acTCCTGTGCCACGCCATGAAGGATCATATTGTGCGCGTGGCCAACGAAGCGGAGTTCATCCTGAACAGGCAGAGAGCGGAGGATGTGCACAAGCACGCCGAGTTTGAG TCTAACTGCGCCCAGTACGCTGCTGaccggagagaggaggagaagatgtgCGATCACCTCATCAGCGCCGCCAAGCACAGAGATCACGTGACGGCCAATCAGCTGAAACAGAAGATCCTCAACATCCTGACCAATAAGCACGGAGCGTGGGGGACGATGTCGCAGAG TCAACTGCATGACTTCTGGCGTTTAGACTACTGGGAGGACGatctgaggaggagacggagattCGTGCGAAATGCCTTCGGGTCGACGCACGCCGACGTGTCGCTCAAAGCCCTGGAGGATTACG ggacggaggaggaggaggaggagggtcccAAGTCGAAAAAGAATTTCCGCAGCCAATCCGTGGTGGCCCAGAATCCGGAGGCGGAGCTAATGCTGGAGGGAGACGACGACGCCGTGAGcctgctgcaggagaaagaGATCGATAACCTCGCCG GCCCGGTGGTTCTCAGCACTCCTGCTCAGCTGGTGGCGCCGGTGGTGGTGGCCCGAGGGACTCTGTCCATCACCACCACGGAGATCTACTTTGAGGTCGACGAGGACGATCCAACATTCAAGAAGATGGACGCCAAA GTGTTGGCCTACTCAGAGGGTCTGCATGGCAAGTGGATGTTCAGTGAGATCCGGGCGGTCTTCTCTCGACGTTACCTGCTGCAGAATACAGGACTGGAAGTCTTCATGGCAAACAGAA CGTCGGTGATGTTTAACTTCCCCGACCAGGCCACGGTCAAGCGGGTGGTGTACAGCCTCCCCCGGGTGGGAGTGGGAACGAGTTACGGCCTGCCACAGGCCAG GCGGATTTCCTTGGCCACTCCCCGTCAGCTCTTCAAATCGTCCAACATGACGCAGCGCTGGCAGAGGAGAGAGATCTCCAACTTCGAGTACCTCATGTTCCTCAATACTATCGCAG GGAGAACCTACAATGATTTGAACCAGTACCCGGTCTTCCCCTGGGTCCTGACCAACTACGATTCAGAGGAGCTCGATCTCACTCTGCCTGGAAACTTCAGAGACCTTTCCAAG CCGATTGGTGCGCTGAATCCCAAGCGAGCGGCGTTTTACGCGGAGCGCTACGAGACGTGGGACGACGACAGCGCGCCTTCGCACCACTACACAACCCTGTACTCCACTGCTCATTCAACACTGATGTGGATGCTCAGAATA GAGCCCTTCACCACGTTCTTCCTCAATGCTAACGATTGTAAGTTCGACCATCCGGAGAGGGCCTTCTCTGGCATCGGCCGTGCGTGGAGGAACTGTCAGAGGGACACGGCCGACGTGAAG GAGTTGATCCCAGAGTTCTACTACTTGCCAGAGATGTTTGTCAACAGCAACGAGTACGAACTCGGGATGCGCGACGACGGCGTCCCCGTGTGTGACGTGGAGCTTCCAGCCTGGGCCAAGAAGCCGGAGGATTTCGTCCGCATTAACCGCATG GCTTTGGAGAGCGAGTTTGTGTCGTGCCAGCTTCACCAGTGGATCGATCTAATATTTGGCTACAAACAGCGAGGGCCGGAAGCAGTCCGAGCTCTCAACGTGTTCAACTTCCTGTCTTACGAGGGAGCGGTCAACCTGGACAATCTGGAGTCTGTGCAGCGGGAG GTTATGGAGACCCAGATTCAAGTCAGTGGTCAGGTGCCGTCCCAGCTGCTGATCGAGCCACAccctcctcgctcctccgccaTGCACCTG TGTTTCCTTCCCCAGAGCCCTCTGATGTTTAAGGATCAGATGCAGCAGGACGTCATCATGGTGCTGAAGTTCCCCTCCAACTCCCCCGTCACGCACGTGGCGGCCAACACGCTGCCGCACCTCAGCATACCGGCCGCCGTCACCGTCACGTGCAGCCGGCTGTTCGCGGTGAACCGCTGGCACAACACCGTCG GCCTCCGCGGCGCTCCGGGGTACTCCCTGGAACAGGCTCATCATCTCCCCATCGAGATGGACCCTCTTATAG CAAATAACTCAGGCGTGAACAAGCGTCAGATCACCGACCTGGTGGACCAGAGCATCCAGATCAACACCCACTGCTTTGTGGTCACCGCTGACAACCGCTACATCCTGGTCTGCGGCTTCTGGGACAAGAGCTTCCGTGTTTACTCCACAGAAACCG GGAAGCTGACCCAGATCGTCTTCGGCCACTGGGACGTGGTGACGTGCCTGGCTCGGTCGGAGTCGTACATCGGAGGCGACTGCTACATCGTGTCCGGCTCCAGAGACGCCACGCTCCTCCTGTGGTACTGGAGCGGACGGCACCACATCATCGGGGACAACCCCAACAACA GCGACTACCCGGCGCCCAGAGCGGTGCTGACGGGGCACGACCacgaggtggtgtgtgtgtccgtctgtGCAGAGCTGGGGCTGGTCATCAGTGGAGCCAAAG AGGGCCCCTGCCTGGTCCACACGATCACAGGGGACCTCCTGCGGGCCCTGGAGGGCCCGGAGCTGTGCCAGCGGCCGCGCCTCATCTCGGTGTCCAGCGAAGGACACTGCATCATCTACTACGAGAGAGGCCGCTTCTGCAACTTCAGCATCAACGGAAAGCTTCTGGCACAAATGGAGGTCAACGATTCCACACGG GCGATCCTGTTGAGCAGCGACGGGCAGAACCTGGTGACGGGAGGCGATAATGgagtggtggaggtgtggcaggcGTGCGACTTCAAGCAGCTTTACATCTATCCGGGCTGCGACGCCGGCATCCGCGCCATGGACCTGTCACACGACCAGAG GACTTTGATCACCGGCATGGCGTCCGGCAGCATCGTGGCTTTCAACATAGACTTCAACCGCTGGCACTACGAGCACCAGAACAGGTACTGA
- the sertm1 gene encoding serine-rich and transmembrane domain-containing protein 1 produces MSGMDAPLVDHNDTGVSAADNGTFLRFSPTSASTSAAAAAAASSPGHQGNVYVYVWLFLGLLLFLLTLLIISLHRLKNIISSSSSVPDCSSEGGSSFTNMEICSISSQRSTISSLST; encoded by the coding sequence GTCAGGGATGGACGCCCCGCTGGTGGACCACAATGACACTGGAGTGTCTGCGGCAGACAACGGGACTTTCCTCAGATTCTCCCCGACTTCCGCCTCCACgtcggcggccgccgccgccgccgcctcctccccggGACATCAGGGCAACGTTTACGTTTACGTGTGGCTCTTCCtcggcctgctgctgttcctgctgacgCTGCTCATCATTTCCCTCCACAGGCTGAAGAACATcatctcctcgtcctcgtcggtGCCGGACTGCAGCAGCGAGGGCGGGAGCTCCTTCACCAACATGGAGATATGCAGCATCTCGTCCCAGAGGTCAACCAtttcctccctctccacctGA